The window aataggctaaTTTTCCAACTCGCAGAGTTAAACATAGTTTtcaaatccattcagctgatctcctaACTGCAGCTTACCGTAAACTGTTAGCATCActctcaaaaatgacaaaagcgtTATAATATGTCTACGAACTATACTCTAAATCCGGTGTAATAAAatgctggggactattttcaggAGCTGCAAATCATTGCGCCTGATGCACCCATGGTAAGGCAGCAAAGGAGTATAGGTCCTAGCCATGTCGGCATAGAAAAtggcaaattttcattttctgtcagtCTTAGCACATGATGTAACTATAGAAGTGTCGAGCTTTTTTGTGcgagatgctaacggtctaatcagattcaatgacctatgctaagctacagctagaAGTGCTCTGCCAGACCCGGAGACtggctgaatggattcgaaAACGGTAAAAACTTGACTATAGGAGAGTTGGGGAAACaagcctatttttttaaaattttggaGTTTTTTGGAGGACAACAACAGCGATCTGCTGAATTCATACCCCTGGCTACAACCTACCTCATATCCTACCTACCTAGCATATCACTCATGAGGTCATTTAATTTGTGCACAATGGCTTCCACATTTAGAGTGCAGTGCATGGAAAGGTTTAGAAAACTGAGCACAAAATTAATCCTGAGGAAGTGTCCGACAACAGAACGAAGCGTTACTGATGATTCACTTTTATCTAAAGATTCTGGAACTCATTACTAAACTGTATGTTTTAATCAGGTGCGTTTCTACTCTTTCATCAGTACGGGGCCCTCCATCAAAAATAGCGTTCCGGTGTTTTCTAGATACTGTTACATGCCAGCTCACGTAGCACTGAGGTTCTAGTGAAGATACGCATGTAGTCGAGTTCATTGTTCTTACCGAGAACACACGAGTCTTCACATCACAAGCCCCTGAACTCTTGAACTGATGCAGATCAGTCCAGTAAGCAACATGTGGGCTATCTCTCTTATCCGCCCTACCCACACCTTCTGCCAATCTCACTGTTATTCCAGCCTTAAGTAACATTTTGAACAGTGGCTGATTACTGCCTTTAAAgtaactattaaatatttctgcaaGCAAAGTGAATAGAGGTGGTGTAAAATATCAGGTTAGATGCCAAATCTAATTATGGCTTTTCTCTCTGCACTGGTGGACCAGCCAAAGACACAGAACAAGGGCAAACAATATGTCTGTATGTAAGAAATGAGTAATAAACGTGAAACAAGAACAAAGGGCTACATTTACGGAAAGCAAAAAGACATGAAAGAACTTTGCATGAGAATAAATAAGAGAGCATCACACTGATCCAAAACGTGGAGACAGTTAAAACAGTATGAACTTCTTTCAGTCTGGGGCCAGTTGCATAAAAGGTTTATTCTTTGAAGTTATCATCTAATTTTGTTCTTTGAAACTGGTCCGAATGTTTAACGTTTggttacattaaaatgtagatTAGCCTAAGCTGAATCCTAAATATAAGACTGATTATTTGGATAAGCGCTAGTTGGTCAAACTAGTTCTTAAGAAACTGTCTTAACATAGAGGTTAAGTTTATGCAACTGGCTGTCGACTATCTATCATAATTCAAATTCcatagaaacataaaataaaaaaagacatgcatagtttctaaaaaaaaatgcttaagcACGTTGTGGATCGTTATTTTCCAGTGTTACACAATTATAAGCCCAGCTCACAGACCCTAATAATCAGAGCATCAGTCATGCAACACCTGTTATTAACATCCTACATTAAACCAGGgttagtttacacaaaaattaatattgctcaaactgtatgacttttttgtgtgaaaCAAAAAAGATGCAGCATGATAGCTtcagtcaccattcactttcaatTTTTGCCCACTCAAAACAATAAGCAAATAGTGACTaattctgtcttcattttaactccaattttaaatgaacactttaagtaacagtaatgtaatgttttataattattgattattgattatttatttttttaagaaaagctttttttatccTTCTGTGAACAGAACTATGAGCACTGGTAGTGAAACAAACGACTAGAGAACTTAAATGTTCCGTCGGTGTTTAAGTGAAGACATCTGACTTAAGTTTGGCGATCAGCTGTAATTATCAGTTCAGTTTTTATCTGCCGAAATCTGAGTGACGGTGCTCGTGCACTTCCTCTCACTTGATTGACAGCTCGTCAACAGCGCTCGCGCCCTGCACGCGACGCGATGGAGCTTTCTAGCAAATCCACAAGTACAGGCGACTACATCACACGCAAACCATCAAAAACACGCACATGCGGTCAACtaacagtacattttaaaacagcgcGAGTCTGAGACTAATTTTCAGCAGACACTCTTAACGTGAGTTTTTAGGGAGAAAGAGTTAAAGTTAGTAATTCCCCTGAGGAGAGCGGTGGTCAGACAGCTCCCTCTACATCAACAATAACACGCTGAAAGCTTTCTACAACACCTCCGCTGCAAAACCATCTCTCGTGCAACTTTAGCCACGAGAAGAGATgtcaaatgcattataaaggcCTCTTAATACAGCAGATAAGTAGTACGCGTACTTCTAACGGTACAATAAGATCTCCCTGCACACTATCCGACTGGAAATTGAGCGCAGCGTTTTACCTTTAGTTCCGCACTCTCCGCCATCTTGTGACTGCTAGCGCAGGCGTGACGCCATCGGGTCACGTGGTGTGCACGCGCAGCTCGTTGCCGGCGTAACCGTTCACACGTTTTTCAAACAGTAGTGTCCAAATATGATGCTCTACGTTTTTGAGACGAAAGCCTGTATGTATTGGAAAAGTTAATACGGTTACTGTCCCCCAAAAACAGCGTCGCGACTGAGAGATTCATGGATAGGAAGGCTATGCCTATTTTAGGGTTTTAGCATACTTCCCCGGGATTTTTAAAGCTcccaaaaattatatattttagtatgcaaacaataaagttttcaaatctattaagttattgttgttttgggtcagaattaacaaaaaaaatattctttaattgTTAGATTTGTTGGGCACTCGTCTAcagttatgtatgtatatatttatccaaataaatattaaagtagcTACACTCAGTCCACATCCtttcaaaaccaacaaaaggaACAAAATTGCTAAAGTATCCAAAGAAGTagatagattttattttaaataaggaGACGTGCAGGCGAAACACAGACCATTTTACATAGGCGTATCTTCCGGCTAAAAACATAGAGGAGAAGATCTTATACAGAAATGTAACTTTAACATAAGTAAATCCAAAACATGCACAATTTAGGTTtcaaggtaaaataaataaatgaatgaatgaagtaGAAATGTCATCGTTTTAagtggttttaaataaataaagtgtgtaacatgaaaaaaaagcatagggtaatcatttttaatagaCCGCATAAAATACGGTGTTTTACTTACTGCCTATTCGGAATTATAAATGACAACAAGTGCATGGTTAAAATATCACTAATTAGCTACGAAATATTTTTGTGCTGTATTCTGCTTTTTGCCAGGTCTTGAGTGAGTGTGCATGCCACACAATGTTTAAATAAGGGTATAATCAAATGGAATACACTGTCCTCAATTAGAGAACATTATATATCGCTGAATAAGCACATCGGCAATGTGCAATGCCTGTTGTTACCACTAGATGGTAGTGTTGTATTTCACAACAGTATTAGGCGCGGACACTTATTTTTGGGATAGTTTTCTAATcgttaaataaaacactgaagacGTTTGCAGTGTTAGCAGAAAAAAAGGCTAGACctatttcttaaaaaagaaaatgaaaaatgtggaaaagtgatcagtacattttaatgagaaaatgttttttttaatcagtactGTTTCGTGTAGGCTGTTTGTCCGTAGGACAGCCCACAGCAAAATAAACGATCGGGGCGTTATTATTTTTCCATGCGTGAATTTCAGGTAagataaataattcattattagtTTTAGAATTCGTGTTTTAATAGACAATTAATCTGAGATCATTTAAAAGTAACGAAAGTATGTTCGAAAGATTGTGTGACGAATTTATGATACTTTGAATTTATGAGTCAGTACTTGTGGCTTTAATTGAACTTTTATTGAAGAATAAAACAGGAGATaatattattttggaaaaaagagagagagagaaagacagagagagagagagagagagagagagagagagagagacacccCAGAGGTCTTATGACATTTAGTTTGAGCACTTTCATGTGGAATAACAACTTTTGTGCTTttctcaattgtttttttttttttttttggaaaatatggGAATAAAATAAGTGCTTGTTCAAACTCATGTTTGTTGTACGTTAATATGAAGTACAGCtgattttcaatcatttttggGTAGATTAATTTTGGATAAATAGGTCTTAAACGTTGAATTTAAAGTGCGTAAAATTGATGATACACAATTAATTTGGGATAGCACATCAGTGAATTCATTTcgagaaaaacaaatacatgtaaaaacacataaatacataaataataagaataataatcaACAATTCCAGTTTATGAAATTTCACATTATACAGTGGTTCATTGCACATTGCCACATATTatgtatttgtcttgtttttttaaaaaaaatcaacatatttACACAAGTAACAGCATAATTATTCGAATGTTTCTCGTCATCCTCTggcttgtttttactgttttcgtAAAGTAATCCTAGACACTTTCATCCGCGGTGGAATGTTCAAATGCCAGTGAATAGCCTACTTGGGTTGGATAGCGATTCAGCAGTCCTCAGGCCCCAGTGTTCGGTGTGCATAACGTGAACCTCTCAAACAGAGCGCAAGTGGAGAATTCCTTCAGGGGCGTTTTACAGATGTGGCCGGGATCCTGGGATGCCGCTTTAAGTTAAGGTGGTAAGAGGGGTGGCTTGAACGTGCAGGTCCCTGTGCAGTGGCGCGGAGTGAGCATTTTGCAGGAGAAATGATGAAGAGCGTCGTGAGCTTCTAGGGAAAAGGTTGATTTAGTTCCGTGAATCACAGCACGCGGGAAGcctacagctaaaaaaaaaacttgtcacAGTGACACGCAATGCTGCCGCCCGTCCGGCGAACGAGGGTTAGCTCAAACTCCTCTCTGATCATCTCTACCGTGCACTTTTTCAGTTCACTCATTCGTTGAAAAAAAGTAGCACTTGCATATTTCTTGCGTAATCCTTTTAAAATAAGGTAACAGGAAAAGTACATGTCTCTAAATTACCTTTAAGCTTCTGCTGAATTGCATAACGAGCCTTTCTCTCCTGATCCAACTCGTTGCACAATgtgtctaaataaaataaaaagaaaagtgcaaTTGATAAATCACTTGGGGTGGGTCACAAAAACACGAAATGTTTCAGATTCCCTGCGACCTAATATTTTCTTGAACGATCTATCTGAAAATATGCAAGTGTTACTTTTTCTCTTCACTGTAGGGCGAAACGTGCATTACCTCGAACGATCTGCAGCTGCTGGACCATCTCCTCTCGATAAGACAGTTCCCTCTTCATTTGATCCTGAAAATTATCTGTTAGAGTCAACACGTATTTTATTAACTTAAGGTATAAATAGAAGAAACGGCGCAGCAAATTTAAAGCACGTTGTGAACAAATCCATCTCTTAATTACCTTTCAAACTTTGAAATTCTCGTTCCAGTTTTTTTCTTAGCTCCACTTGCTCCAAGAGCTGCTTTTGGAGCTCCTCTGTGGGAACCCACAGAAATCACATCGTTTATCATATCACTGTGACTTTTAATCACCACACATATCCCAATAGCTTTTGAGTAAGCTACGGTCTTTTAGAGAAAATTATCCCTAgcaaatctgattttttttttttttttttgtattttgactCTCTGTTTGGTTTTCTTGTCTAATGGCGCTATTTAGGTTACTAAGGCTAAACACACGGTCCCCGTGTTCTCAAGCATGACATTGCAAAATAATTAGGACGGTTGCCTGAGGGGTGTGTGGAAAACGAGCCTGGCAATGTGGATCGTCTGCAGTTCAAGGACAATTCTCACTTATATCGCGCGCATTTTTAAACGCGCGCAAAACGGAGAAAGGACGCGCACAAAGGGCTTTGTCTTAAAACAGACGTCGCCTTGTCGGTTTTTAAACAACTATAAAAGCCTCTATTTGTATTCTGTCACATTATGTCGTTATTTTAACACCCTAACGCATTTGTGTAGTAAATAACACCGCTCAAAATAGGCAATGAAATATCGAAATATTTACCTTTCGCCATATTCTCGATGTCTTTCTCGAAATTAAATCTGTTATCGTTGTTTCTCAGTGTAGCGTCGCctgccacaaaaaaaacaaaacaaaaacaagacactCAGTTTTAAAGTACGTTTATTTTCATACAGTgtcgtttttaaaaatgcacaccaAAAACGGACAAAACGTATTTGCTACTCACTCGGGCTCTCTTTGCTAACACTAATATGATCCGAACAGGATTTTTGTGATTCACATTCGTCGTCGGTGGGGCTGTGGTTTGAAGCGTGTGAATCTAAAAGAAAGTCTTGTTAGCAGGCCACGCATTGAGAATTGTAATTTCTTCGAAATCAACGAAATTAAAGCTGAAAGGTGAAGTATATGCTGCATAAAAGGGGACATTATTGGGGACATCCCCCGTCATCACAATGTCCTGGTTTACCCAAATGTTTGTTAAATTGTCTTACCGTTTGTTTCAGGTGCGCAGCGAGGAGGTTTAGGGGCCGAACAAGGCGGTGTGTTCTGAAGAGATGCTCCCTCCTTTTCATGTGAGTACACCTGCAAAAAATAACcgagcatttaaaaaaaaaaggaaatccaatcccaattatgtataattttcaTCTTTTCTTACGCGGCCATGCGTCGGACAACAGACTGCGTTTATACTCTTCTAACGATCTACGAATATCTGGCAGCATCAAGCCAAATTACTCTTATTAAAAGGTAAATTCGGTCAGATGGACCGACAAAGAGAATAATTTGCGCAGTATCCACGGGGGAGCCCTTACACCAACGCACCAATAGCCCTCGGGCGAAGACAGAAATGACCGTTCActctaaacatttaatttactatAATTACGCGCCGCtggcttcttttatttaaagcgTTCTGCACTAATAAATAGAGTATAAACGATCTGTAtccataacaacataaattggGAATTGTTCACAAATAGAAAACTATGAATGCAGAGGCTACAGGCTCAATTACGCGTCATTACGCGCTATTAGATTTGAAAGCGCTATTCTAAACAATGCCTGCTTTAATTCAGTCTGCCATTTTGTTGATTCAAAATAAATCGACACTTAGAGGGAGCTATTTATTTGACGTTTCAGTACTAGatgtagatgtaatagatttGAGTATGGCTTTATGTTACTCACTTCGTAAGAAATGGCATCGTTTTTTTTCGCCACCTGCTTGTGATCTGGAGAGCCCCCGTCGCTAAACGTGGCTATCTGGTCGTCGTCCGGCTGCGGAGTTGGACTGCTTTCCCTCACGGGGCTTTGCCGGTCGTCCACGGAAAGTTGTATAGACTCCTCGTCCTCCGGAATTCTGTGAGTCTCCACGTCGACGTCCGGTTCTTCCCCGCTGTCCACGCACGGAGAGGCCGATCTGTAGCTGGAGCTCTCGCTCACAAAGTCCGGCGACAGATGTCCGGGATGAGCTCCGCTGTACGCGTCCCTGTTCCCGTAGAGCTTGGCTATGCTCTCTGCGTCTTTCACGACAGGTCTAAACGCAGAAATGTAGCTCAGCTTTCTGGGGGTGCTGGGCTGACCCTCACTTGACCTGGCCTCGTCCCCAGATTTGTCCTCGTCGTTCCTGAGGGACTGAGAGCTGGAGCAGCGCTCGCTGTCGAACAGGCTGTCTCTAGGTGTGTTTCCTCCACGCTCGCTTTCTGACACGTCCGTTTCGGTTTGCCGGCCGCCCAGGAGCtccgtgtgtgtttttggttgcGCTGGTTGATAGGACGAGAGCGGCAGGCTGCCCGCGGTAGGCCAGAACATGGGGAACGACGGATAGATGCCGTCCTTCGCGCCGGGCCAAAACACGCCAGGTACACCGGTCTTATTCTGCTCGCCAACTCCATCGTCCTTCTTTTGACACAGTCCAAAGGCCGGGAAACTGTACGGATGCGGGAATATGGGTGGCGGGATCTTCTGAAGCATGCCGAAACTCTTACTAGGCACAGGGATGACCGGGTAGTTACGCACGCCGCTGGTCAAGCTAAGGTTCCCACGGTCGTCGTCGCAGCGCAAAGTCTTGTGAGGAATATCAGGGGAAGCGGTCTGCGTGATGTTTCCGGAGGCCTGCGGTTTGAGCGGGGAGGACATTTCTGAGCCGTTCCCCGGCATTGCCCGTTTCCGGCTCCCGCCGTTAAACATGGCCTTGACGTCCTCCCACGCGTGACAGATGTCGTCTGACAAACTTTTGTCGGTGAGTTTTAGATGGCGTCTCCATGAATTAAAATTGGCCGCGTCCGGCTGGGTGTATTTCGACTCAGGCGTGCGGTGCGAGTGAAATATAAACTTGTTGggtgaaaaatacatattgCAATAGGTGCACTTGATGCATTTCGCCCTGGAGCTGTTGTACCTCGCAGGTATGAAGCTTCCCCGGCAGCCCCAGGCGCACTCGTGGGAAACGTCGAATGCAAAATTCTCGGGCAGTTTGGGAGGGTTGTGAGCCCCGAGGAAGGATTTGCAGAGGCGCTCGGCCTCGCGTTTGGTGATCATGCCGCAGCGGCGCGAGGAGATGGGCATTGCCCCCGCGCGCCTCAGGATCTCCAGCTGCACCGGTGTGCACTGGACGCACGTAATTCCAAGCGCCACGCGTCTGTTGTGTATTTCGTTGTAGCTGTAGTTCTTCAATAAAGTGTTGGAAATCTGCGCCAGGCAGAGTCTCTCCTGACCGTCGATGACCAAAGAGACGATGGGCACTCCGTACAGCACAGTCTCACTTACTTGGTTTGGCTTCAGCGAGCTGCTGCTAGAGTAAGGCTGCAGTTCTTGCTTTGAGTTGGGGGAAGAGCAAACATCTCGTCCCGTGGAAAGCTGACTGGGTATCGACTCCATTCCTGGAAGTCTGTGGAGAACGagtcagaaatgtaaaattacaccCCAATTCAAAAACTCAACTTTTGAGAGAGACGATCTACAATTAATAACGTGTGCTTTGTGTAGCCTTAGCGCTatctcataataataattattactatgtAGTTATTATAACGATGCTTGGTTTTCAT is drawn from Puntigrus tetrazona isolate hp1 chromosome 7, ASM1883169v1, whole genome shotgun sequence and contains these coding sequences:
- the skor1a gene encoding SKI family transcriptional corepressor 1a isoform X7, with the protein product MESIPSQLSTGRDVCSSPNSKQELQPYSSSSSLKPNQVSETVLYGVPIVSLVIDGQERLCLAQISNTLLKNYSYNEIHNRRVALGITCVQCTPVQLEILRRAGAMPISSRRCGMITKREAERLCKSFLGAHNPPKLPENFAFDVSHECAWGCRGSFIPARYNSSRAKCIKCTYCNMYFSPNKFIFHSHRTPESKYTQPDAANFNSWRRHLKLTDKSLSDDICHAWEDVKAMFNGGSRKRAMPGNGSEMSSPLKPQASGNITQTASPDIPHKTLRCDDDRGNLSLTSGVRNYPVIPVPSKSFGMLQKIPPPIFPHPYSFPAFGLCQKKDDGVGEQNKTGVPGVFWPGAKDGIYPSFPMFWPTAGSLPLSSYQPAQPKTHTELLGGRQTETDVSESERGGNTPRDSLFDSERCSSSQSLRNDEDKSGDEARSSEGQPSTPRKLSYISAFRPVVKDAESIAKLYGNRDAYSGAHPGHLSPDFVSESSSYRSASPCVDSGEEPDVDVETHRIPEDEESIQLSVDDRQSPVRESSPTPQPDDDQIATFSDGGSPDHKQVAKKNDAISYEVYSHEKEGASLQNTPPCSAPKPPRCAPETNDSHASNHSPTDDECESQKSCSDHISVSKESPSDATLRNNDNRFNFEKDIENMAKEELQKQLLEQVELRKKLEREFQSLKGSNEEGTVLSRGDGPAAADRSRHIVQRVGSGEKGSLCNSAEA
- the skor1a gene encoding SKI family transcriptional corepressor 1a isoform X1; this encodes MESIPSQLSTGRDVCSSPNSKQELQPYSSSSSLKPNQVSETVLYGVPIVSLVIDGQERLCLAQISNTLLKNYSYNEIHNRRVALGITCVQCTPVQLEILRRAGAMPISSRRCGMITKREAERLCKSFLGAHNPPKLPENFAFDVSHECAWGCRGSFIPARYNSSRAKCIKCTYCNMYFSPNKFIFHSHRTPESKYTQPDAANFNSWRRHLKLTDKSLSDDICHAWEDVKAMFNGGSRKRAMPGNGSEMSSPLKPQASGNITQTASPDIPHKTLRCDDDRGNLSLTSGVRNYPVIPVPSKSFGMLQKIPPPIFPHPYSFPAFGLCQKKDDGVGEQNKTGVPGVFWPGAKDGIYPSFPMFWPTAGSLPLSSYQPAQPKTHTELLGGRQTETDVSESERGGNTPRDSLFDSERCSSSQSLRNDEDKSGDEARSSEGQPSTPRKLSYISAFRPVVKDAESIAKLYGNRDAYSGAHPGHLSPDFVSESSSYRSASPCVDSGEEPDVDVETHRIPEDEESIQLSVDDRQSPVRESSPTPQPDDDQIATFSDGGSPDHKQVAKKNDAISYEVYSHEKEGASLQNTPPCSAPKPPRCAPETNDSHASNHSPTDDECESQKSCSDHISVSKESPSDATLRNNDNRFNFEKDIENMAKEELQKQLLEQVELRKKLEREFQSLKDNFQDQMKRELSYREEMVQQLQIVRDTLCNELDQERKARYAIQQKLKEAHDALHHFSCKMLTPRHCTGTCTFKPPLLPP
- the skor1a gene encoding SKI family transcriptional corepressor 1a isoform X4, with the protein product MESIPSQLSTGRDVCSSPNSKQELQPYSSSSSLKPNQVSETVLYGVPIVSLVIDGQERLCLAQISNTLLKNYSYNEIHNRRVALGITCVQCTPVQLEILRRAGAMPISSRRCGMITKREAERLCKSFLGAHNPPKLPENFAFDVSHECAWGCRGSFIPARYNSSRAKCIKCTYCNMYFSPNKFIFHSHRTPESKYTQPDAANFNSWRRHLKLTDKSLSDDICHAWEDVKAMFNGGSRKRAMPGNGSEMSSPLKPQASGNITQTASPDIPHKTLRCDDDRGNLSLTSGVRNYPVIPVPSKSFGMLQKIPPPIFPHPYSFPAFGLCQKKDDGVGEQNKTGVPGVFWPGAKDGIYPSFPMFWPTAGSLPLSSYQPAQPKTHTELLGGRQTETDVSESERGGNTPRDSLFDSERCSSSQSLRNDEDKSGDEARSSEGQPSTPRKLSYISAFRPVVKDAESIAKLYGNRDAYSGAHPGHLSPDFVSESSSYRSASPCVDSGEEPDVDVETHRIPEDEESIQLSVDDRQSPVRESSPTPQPDDDQIATFSDGGSPDHKQVAKKNDAISYEVYSHEKEGASLQNTPPCSAPKPPRCAPETNDSHASNHSPTDDECESQKSCSDHISVSKESPSDATLRNNDNRFNFEKDIENMAKEELQKQLLEQVELRKKLEREFQSLKDNFQDQMKRELSYREEMVQQLQIVRAHDALHHFSCKMLTPRHCTGTCTFKPPLLPP
- the skor1a gene encoding SKI family transcriptional corepressor 1a isoform X5, which codes for MESIPSQLSTGRDVCSSPNSKQELQPYSSSSSLKPNQVSETVLYGVPIVSLVIDGQERLCLAQISNTLLKNYSYNEIHNRRVALGITCVQCTPVQLEILRRAGAMPISSRRCGMITKREAERLCKSFLGAHNPPKLPENFAFDVSHECAWGCRGSFIPARYNSSRAKCIKCTYCNMYFSPNKFIFHSHRTPESKYTQPDAANFNSWRRHLKLTDKSLSDDICHAWEDVKAMFNGGSRKRAMPGNGSEMSSPLKPQASGNITQTASPDIPHKTLRCDDDRGNLSLTSGVRNYPVIPVPSKSFGMLQKIPPPIFPHPYSFPAFGLCQKKDDGVGEQNKTGVPGVFWPGAKDGIYPSFPMFWPTAGSLPLSSYQPAQPKTHTELLGGRQTETDVSESERGGNTPRDSLFDSERCSSSQSLRNDEDKSGDEARSSEGQPSTPRKLSYISAFRPVVKDAESIAKLYGNRDAYSGAHPGHLSPDFVSESSSYRSASPCVDSGEEPDVDVETHRIPEDEESIQLSVDDRQSPVRESSPTPQPDDDQIATFSDGGSPDHKQVAKKNDAISYEVYSHEKEGASLQNTPPCSAPKPPRCAPETNDSHASNHSPTDDECESQKSCSDHISVSKESPSDATLRNNDNRFNFEKDIENMAKEELQKQLLEQVELRKKLEREFQSLKGSNEEGTVLSRGDGPAAADRSRSSRRSSSFLLQNAHSAPLHRDLHVQATPLTTLT
- the skor1a gene encoding SKI family transcriptional corepressor 1a isoform X2, which codes for MESIPSQLSTGRDVCSSPNSKQELQPYSSSSSLKPNQVSETVLYGVPIVSLVIDGQERLCLAQISNTLLKNYSYNEIHNRRVALGITCVQCTPVQLEILRRAGAMPISSRRCGMITKREAERLCKSFLGAHNPPKLPENFAFDVSHECAWGCRGSFIPARYNSSRAKCIKCTYCNMYFSPNKFIFHSHRTPESKYTQPDAANFNSWRRHLKLTDKSLSDDICHAWEDVKAMFNGGSRKRAMPGNGSEMSSPLKPQASGNITQTASPDIPHKTLRCDDDRGNLSLTSGVRNYPVIPVPSKSFGMLQKIPPPIFPHPYSFPAFGLCQKKDDGVGEQNKTGVPGVFWPGAKDGIYPSFPMFWPTAGSLPLSSYQPAQPKTHTELLGGRQTETDVSESERGGNTPRDSLFDSERCSSSQSLRNDEDKSGDEARSSEGQPSTPRKLSYISAFRPVVKDAESIAKLYGNRDAYSGAHPGHLSPDFVSESSSYRSASPCVDSGEEPDVDVETHRIPEDEESIQLSVDDRQSPVRESSPTPQPDDDQIATFSDGGSPDHKQVAKKNDAISYEVYSHEKEGASLQNTPPCSAPKPPRCAPETNDSHASNHSPTDDECESQKSCSDHISVSKESPSDATLRNNDNRFNFEKDIENMAKEELQKQLLEQVELRKKLEREFQSLKDNFQDQMKRELSYREEMVQQLQIVRDTLCNELDQERKARYAIQQKLKAHDALHHFSCKMLTPRHCTGTCTFKPPLLPP
- the skor1a gene encoding SKI family transcriptional corepressor 1a isoform X6, yielding MESIPSQLSTGRDVCSSPNSKQELQPYSSSSSLKPNQVSETVLYGVPIVSLVIDGQERLCLAQISNTLLKNYSYNEIHNRRVALGITCVQCTPVQLEILRRAGAMPISSRRCGMITKREAERLCKSFLGAHNPPKLPENFAFDVSHECAWGCRGSFIPARYNSSRAKCIKCTYCNMYFSPNKFIFHSHRTPESKYTQPDAANFNSWRRHLKLTDKSLSDDICHAWEDVKAMFNGGSRKRAMPGNGSEMSSPLKPQASGNITQTASPDIPHKTLRCDDDRGNLSLTSGVRNYPVIPVPSKSFGMLQKIPPPIFPHPYSFPAFGLCQKKDDGVGEQNKTGVPGVFWPGAKDGIYPSFPMFWPTAGSLPLSSYQPAQPKTHTELLGGRQTETDVSESERGGNTPRDSLFDSERCSSSQSLRNDEDKSGDEARSSEGQPSTPRKLSYISAFRPVVKDAESIAKLYGNRDAYSGAHPGHLSPDFVSESSSYRSASPCVDSGEEPDVDVETHRIPEDEESIQLSVDDRQSPVRESSPTPQPDDDQIATFSDGGSPDHKQVAKKNDAISYEVYSHEKEGASLQNTPPCSAPKPPRCAPETNDSHASNHSPTDDECESQKSCSDHISVSKESPSDATLRNNDNRFNFEKDIENMAKEELQKQLLEQVELRKKLEREFQSLKGSNEEGTVLSRGDGPAAADRSSSRRSSSFLLQNAHSAPLHRDLHVQATPLTTLT
- the skor1a gene encoding SKI family transcriptional corepressor 1a isoform X3 — encoded protein: MESIPSQLSTGRDVCSSPNSKQELQPYSSSSSLKPNQVSETVLYGVPIVSLVIDGQERLCLAQISNTLLKNYSYNEIHNRRVALGITCVQCTPVQLEILRRAGAMPISSRRCGMITKREAERLCKSFLGAHNPPKLPENFAFDVSHECAWGCRGSFIPARYNSSRAKCIKCTYCNMYFSPNKFIFHSHRTPESKYTQPDAANFNSWRRHLKLTDKSLSDDICHAWEDVKAMFNGGSRKRAMPGNGSEMSSPLKPQASGNITQTASPDIPHKTLRCDDDRGNLSLTSGVRNYPVIPVPSKSFGMLQKIPPPIFPHPYSFPAFGLCQKKDDGVGEQNKTGVPGVFWPGAKDGIYPSFPMFWPTAGSLPLSSYQPAQPKTHTELLGGRQTETDVSESERGGNTPRDSLFDSERCSSSQSLRNDEDKSGDEARSSEGQPSTPRKLSYISAFRPVVKDAESIAKLYGNRDAYSGAHPGHLSPDFVSESSSYRSASPCVDSGEEPDVDVETHRIPEDEESIQLSVDDRQSPVRESSPTPQPDDDQIATFSDGGSPDHKQVAKKNDAISYEVYSHEKEGASLQNTPPCSAPKPPRCAPETNDSHASNHSPTDDECESQKSCSDHISVSKESPSDATLRNNDNRFNFEKDIENMAKEELQKQLLEQVELRKKLEREFQSLKDNFQDQMKRELSYREEMVQQLQIVREAHDALHHFSCKMLTPRHCTGTCTFKPPLLPP